The nucleotide sequence gcacaggcaggatAAACAAGCCCGGAAGTAGCTTGCTTACTACGGccgttactaccccaaaccaattagctaaatacttcacttagatgcagctccagcactgctgtctgcatcattagtggaggtggaagggaattggaaccaaaaagttataaataagggccctgacctcagtggtcagagtaacagataagtatgaaaaaataggtgtgaaagcttgctgggcagactggatgggccatttggtcttctgccatcacttctatgtaagagagagagaaagatacagACATGCAAACTAAACATCTAAGAGGACTGATTAATTCCAGGGATGGCAAGTACCCATTTTCCAGTGGGAGATTGTCAGAAAACCAGGACTATTGTATAATTTGTCAGGATACATTTTTGTAATTAAAGTCCATTTCAGACTGAAGGAATAGGCCCATAAATGCTATAAAagatactggtatataaaagtttaaaaaacaaaaacaggaagaGACAAGAGAATCCTTTCAGATAGGGAGCCACTTAGCAGCTCTGTAGTTAGAAATGATCAAGTAAGTGAAAAAAGGCCACAGCTCTGAGGCAACAATATTTTGCCTCAAATATTGTCAAAATTGCATGCCATTTTATGGTACTTTTGATTGGGACTTTATGGTACAGGTACACACTTTGGTGCTTTAACAGAAAAATAGTAACTCACTCTGCCATCAGAAAAATCTATTGTCAGTCACTATGATTCCCTGCAGGGGTCATTTTACCAGCAAGTCCTGTCAGTTAACTTTTTTGTTTAATGAAATAGACAGATATGTATTTATAGGTAAATATAATTCTATTTAGATGTTCAGTAGCAAAAAACTAAATATGAGCAACAGTCACTTTTTGGCTCTAAAGCAGAACCATTTGATAAATTTTAAAGGCAACTTAATTGGCAATTAAAAAGGgatcaaattattttgttcctctGGGGCAGTTTTTTGTCCCCCCATTTGATTTGTAAGGTAAAATAAGTGTGTACAATTTAATTGTTTGCCATTGCTACCACTATACATCTAATTATAATCAGTTGTTGCTTGTTATAATGCCCCAGATCAGAATGTAACAAGGTTAACATCTTGGAGAACCctcaggaagggggaggggctgcaaaaaaaaaaaaagttcctaagCTAGGCTTCTCACAGAAaaaaacacttgaagttttaagtcaaaaatatggaaaataaagCCATTAAAAACAAGTTTTTGAAGAAAATATAGTACTAATTCTTTATTCTCTTTTCCCCACAGTTTATACAATAAATAGTAATTcacttcagaacagtgtacaTACTTCCCACTTTGCTAATAAATAGTGCAAGTTCAGGTTTTGTTAGCTCTAAGCCTGCTTCCAAGAAAAACAAAACCTATGGTTATAAAACAATCACCTAGGTGAACAGAAAAATATTTAATACTATTGTCAAAATACTTGAGTTTCTTAAACTGCATTAGATATGACACCATTTTAAGAAAGTATAAGGCACCTTGTTTAGGTTATCAATTATCTTCTGTGCTCCCCGTACCCTCCAAAAATGATCAAAAGCTTATTTTTAATTCAGTTATGGCTTTTAAAGGGAATCTACCGGCATCCTGTGCTTGCAAAGCATTTACTGCTGTTGCTTTGGAAGCCGATTTTCACGGAACATAAACTAAGCCATTCTCCCAAGCAGCTTCTGAAACTTGTGACTTGGGTGCTGATGAAGCGCTACAGCAGTGCATTTCGTTGGCTTTTAAATGACAAAAACCAGCATtaagttcagtttagttcaggaagaGAAATCCAGCAACCTACAGAACAAAGGTAAGGCAGCAGGTAAAGGGGAGCTGCCAAGAAATTCCATTTCTCTTTCCACAACCAAGCAGGGAAGAGTCAAAACAAGACACCAGAGCAGACCCTTCAATTCTTGCTGTATGTTTCCCCTCTGGAGAGGGTCGGAGGGGGTCCAGTTTATGCAGGCCAACGCTTTTCGGCAGGGCACCATTGGAGCTTCCGTGGATCTCAGTGCATTTCCTCCGCCGGGAAAGGAGTCGACGCCGCCGACAGGTGTCCGGGCGGGAGGTACTGCAGGGCGTAATTGCGGCCCTCATTGTTGTCCCAGAACTCCCGGCCGGGCGCCGCGCGGTAGCAGACGGCGAAGTAGAGGCGCGCGCCAGGGTCGAGGCAGGGCGGCGCGCACAGCGTGAAGCGGAAGCGGCTCGCGCCCGccagcagctcctcctcctcGCGGTCCGCCGGCGCGTCCAGGTACGAGAGCCATTCGTTGAACGTGTACCTCACGCTCACCTCCGCCGACGACtcatcctccttctcctcctctccggGGTCTCCCCGCAGGGGTAGTATCCGCACGCGGCCCCGCACGTCGAAGTGCTGCGCGCTGACCGCCTCCAGGCACACGCGATCGCGCCGCAGCCGCGCCTCCAGCTCCTCCCCGCCGGGCACGAGGAAGTCCGGCTCCAGGAAGGCAGGGGGTGGTGGTGTTAACATTGTGGCGTCTCCGCCCCCCATCAGCAGCAGCTCGTCCAGGTCGCGCTGGCAGGCGGGGAAGCTGCGCAGGCGCGAGAGCACGGCCGCCGGCACCCGCGGCTCCTCCGAGGCGCTGAAGTGGCGCACGCTGGCCAGGCTCAGCCCCAGGGCGTCTGCGAACTGCACCCGCTTCT is from Rhinatrema bivittatum chromosome 2, aRhiBiv1.1, whole genome shotgun sequence and encodes:
- the PPP1R3G gene encoding protein phosphatase 1 regulatory subunit 3G, producing MESQEDPSAGCSLSQPPRLDAYLGALTLSGEVEDNDDEEEEEEELGEAAAALQRWASRLDQQRLSRQSSEAAAATASRLHVCDEEEEEEEDDDDEVRQHRRRAVSLPANPSQAAASLFHPFPGGGAGVEGCCKCKKRVQFADALGLSLASVRHFSASEEPRVPAAVLSRLRSFPACQRDLDELLLMGGGDATMLTPPPPAFLEPDFLVPGGEELEARLRRDRVCLEAVSAQHFDVRGRVRILPLRGDPGEEEKEDESSAEVSVRYTFNEWLSYLDAPADREEEELLAGASRFRFTLCAPPCLDPGARLYFAVCYRAAPGREFWDNNEGRNYALQYLPPGHLSAASTPFPAEEMH